CTTCATTTCTCGGTGAAGGCGCCTCACGTCTCTTCCCTCGCGTGGAGCGCCGACGCAAGTTGCCGGGGCCCTCCTCCCTCCGCCTTCCCGAGGATGGGCCTTCCCCTTCAGAGAGGAGTCCCTCCGATGCGACACACCCCCGCTGTGCGCCTCATGGCCGGCGCGCTCGCGCTCACCGCGCTGCTCGCCTGTGGTCCCACGCAGGAGCCCGCGGCTGGCGCCGAGCTCGAGACGAGCGCCCAGGCGCAGACCTCCAGCAACGGCCTGGTGACGCTGGAAGCCGTGGCCACCGGCAAGCCCTACACCTTCGCCACGGCGCAGGTGGGCACGAAGCTGTACGTCGACCGCGCGCAGCACGCCATCACCGGCCTGTCCTCGCGCCTCCAGGGCGGCGTGCTGCTCCAGGCGGCCAATGACGACAAGCAATACACCGGCACGGAGCAGGTGCGGCTGCGGCTGAACAGCGCCGCCACCGTCTACGTGGCCATGGACCGCCGCAACACCGTGCTGCCGGCGTGGCTGGCGGATGGCACCTGGTCGCTCACCGACGAGACGTTCGCCACCAACGACCCGTCCGCCACCACGTCCACCCCCTCCACGCCCATGAAGGTGTACGTGAAGTCCGTGCCGGGCGGGACGCTGGTGCTGGGCGGCGGAATGGCCGCCCCCGCGCAGGGCACCAACGCGCAGTACGCGGTGGTCGCCCAGTTCGTCACGCCCCAGCCGGGCGTCATCGCCCGCTACTTCCCCGACATCCGCATGGGAGGCGTGCCCGTGCTGCGCTACCTGCCCGACGTGAGCTTCTCCGCTGGCACCGGCGCACCGGTGCCCGGCATCCCCGCGGACTTCTTCGGCGCGCGCATCGAGGGCTACGTCACCCCCGCGTACTCGCAGACGTACACCTTCTACACGCAGGCGAGCGGCGGCGTGCGCCTGTGGGTCAACGGCCGGCTCCTGGTGGACGACTGGTTCGAGCACGGCGTCGAGCAGCACTCGGGCAGCATCCGGCTCGCGCAGGGCATCCCCGCCAGCGTCGTGGTGGAGTTCTTCGACGCGGAGGCCGCGGCCTCGCTGCTGCTGCGGTGGCAGAGCCCCAGCCAGCCGCTCCAGGACGTGCCCACGTCCAGCCTGGAGACGCGCTCACTCCCCCTGGCGCGTCCCCTGGGCGCGCACTGCACGGATGACAGCCAGTGCCGCTCCGGCGACTGCAACGTCTACCCGGTGGGCAACGTCACCATCTGGAACGAGGGTGACGCCGTCTGCGCCCCCCCGGTCCCCGAGGGCGAGCCCGGCGTGAAGGCCGAGTACTTCGCCTCCGAGTTCCTCTACACCCCCGTGGTGGCGCGCCAGGAGCAGTACGTGTCCACCTTCTGGGGCACCACGGCCCCGGCGCCCGGCGTGCCCGCGGAGCGCTGGTCCGCGCGCTGGTCCGCCACGCTCACCGCACCCTCCACGGGCACGTACACCCTGCGCACCAGCACCGAGGACGGCGTGCGCCTGTGGCTGGACGGGAACATGCTGATGGACAACTGGCTCGAGGCGCCCGGCGGGCAGACGCTCACCGCCAACGTGTCCATGACGGCCGGCAGCAAGCACGACCTGGTGATGGAGTTCTTCGAGGGCTAC
Above is a window of Pyxidicoccus xibeiensis DNA encoding:
- a CDS encoding PA14 domain-containing protein, coding for MRHTPAVRLMAGALALTALLACGPTQEPAAGAELETSAQAQTSSNGLVTLEAVATGKPYTFATAQVGTKLYVDRAQHAITGLSSRLQGGVLLQAANDDKQYTGTEQVRLRLNSAATVYVAMDRRNTVLPAWLADGTWSLTDETFATNDPSATTSTPSTPMKVYVKSVPGGTLVLGGGMAAPAQGTNAQYAVVAQFVTPQPGVIARYFPDIRMGGVPVLRYLPDVSFSAGTGAPVPGIPADFFGARIEGYVTPAYSQTYTFYTQASGGVRLWVNGRLLVDDWFEHGVEQHSGSIRLAQGIPASVVVEFFDAEAAASLLLRWQSPSQPLQDVPTSSLETRSLPLARPLGAHCTDDSQCRSGDCNVYPVGNVTIWNEGDAVCAPPVPEGEPGVKAEYFASEFLYTPVVARQEQYVSTFWGTTAPAPGVPAERWSARWSATLTAPSTGTYTLRTSTEDGVRLWLDGNMLMDNWLEAPGGQTLTANVSMTAGSKHDLVMEFFEGYGTAHAQLAWSGPGIPLQTITSALTTPSLFACRPLGSQCRSSEDCCGGYCSVYPVGNVTIWNEGATVCSPR